Proteins from a genomic interval of Quercus robur chromosome 9, dhQueRobu3.1, whole genome shotgun sequence:
- the LOC126698760 gene encoding uncharacterized protein LOC126698760, which yields MQMAMMLGRGGGGAVGVSSFPSPSSSSSSSSSSSSSSSCSSSYFTQSTKPTSSSTLSLRVCKLVTNHRNMVAWSAVQESSTSTVAAETKEEKTAQEEAPAKAKPPAKAAAKPLPQLMEEDVIPSLKAILEAQPDLSEIELSFQDNRLEGSFLKNDNPYSFWAFFPDGVLTGAKGFSLSSYGSGASTVEPFLIDEKKITGKHVVFWVEKRLAAQGIIPVWKD from the exons ATGCAAATGGCAATGATGctaggaagaggaggaggaggagcagTTGGAGTTTCAAGCTTtccatcaccatcatcatcatcatcatcatcatcttcttcttcttcttcttcttcttgctcTTCTTCATATTTCACGCAAAGTACCAAACCTACTTCATCATCCACTCTTTCTCTG aGGGTATGTAAATTAGTAACTAATCACAGAAACATGGTTGCTTGGTCTGCTGTGCAAGAATCGTCTACTTCTACAG TGGCTGCTGAAACAAAGGAGGAGAAGACAGCTCAAGAAGAAGCTCCAGCAAAGGCCAAACCTCCAGCAAAAGCTGCGGCCAAGCCACTGCCTCAGTTAATGGAGGAGGATGTCATCCCTTCATTGAAAGCAATACTTGAAGCTCAACCTGATCTTTCTGAAATTGAACTATCTTTCCAAGACAACAGG TTGGAAGGTTCCTTTCTAAAGAATGATAATCCTTATTCTTTTTGGGCATTCTTCCCTGATGGAGTCCTCACAG GTGCAAAAGGCTTTTCTCTATCCTCCTATGGCTCAGGAGCAAGCACAGTTGAGCCCTTTCTCATTGATGAGAAGAAAATCACTGGGAAACATGTTgtcttttgggttgaaaaacgTTTGGCAGCTCAAGGAATCATTCCTGTGTGGAAAGATTGA